A single genomic interval of Spirosoma taeanense harbors:
- a CDS encoding alpha-1,4-glucan--maltose-1-phosphate maltosyltransferase codes for MSIPTPLSDSQTSGQSRVVIEHVTPEIDCGRFPIKAVPGDVIAVEADVIADGHDYLAVRLLYKHTDDPDWTEAAMALLVNDRWGASFIVEKQGRYLYTIEGWVDHPASWQHEIHLKVADGQRITSELLAGAQYLDGMLIRAGGQLPGGKTKGGKQKTQPVEETADVVALREMAALFRDESRYDEAVSVAESEQFTFYAHRYPERQHPARYSHELGVEVDRARAGFSTWYCLFPRSASREEGKHGTFRDVEALLPRISNMGFDVLYLPPIHPIGMAHRKGKNNSVICQPGEPGVPYGIGSSEGGHDAIHPELGTVDDFQHLIAIAKNYGMEVAMDLAIQCSPDHPWAREHPEWFKKRPDGTIQYAENPPKKYQDIYPVYFETEDWQNLWQELKRVLLLWASWGVRIVRVDNPHTKPFAFWEWVIAEVKREFPDMLFLSEAFTKPKVMQELAKRGFAHSYTYYTWRTSKAELQEYMTELTQSEMKYFFRPNFWPTTHDINPYILQSGHEPQFLIRYFMAATLSSNYGIYGPSFELMEHVPFPNKEEYLNSEKYEIRLWDWDKTNKLTYLITLTNRIRHENLALQRTNNIEFCNVTDDAIMAYIKTTGDNRLLIVVNTDAYNRRAATVQVPIWNLGIGFDQDYTVNDLLTGASYTWRNDWNYVELDPYVLPMHVLRIDV; via the coding sequence ATGAGCATTCCCACTCCTCTGTCGGATAGCCAGACTTCCGGTCAGTCCCGCGTGGTTATCGAACACGTTACTCCTGAAATCGACTGTGGCCGGTTTCCTATCAAGGCTGTACCGGGCGATGTTATTGCCGTAGAAGCCGATGTTATCGCCGATGGGCACGACTATCTAGCTGTCCGACTTCTTTATAAACATACTGACGACCCGGACTGGACGGAGGCCGCTATGGCGCTGCTGGTCAATGATCGCTGGGGGGCATCGTTCATCGTTGAAAAACAGGGCCGCTATCTCTATACTATCGAGGGCTGGGTTGATCATCCGGCTTCGTGGCAGCATGAAATTCACCTGAAAGTAGCGGATGGTCAGCGGATCACGAGCGAACTGCTGGCCGGGGCGCAGTATCTGGATGGTATGCTTATCCGGGCAGGAGGGCAATTGCCCGGCGGGAAAACCAAAGGTGGAAAACAAAAAACGCAGCCGGTCGAAGAGACGGCCGATGTGGTGGCGCTGCGCGAAATGGCCGCGCTGTTTCGGGATGAAAGTCGGTATGATGAAGCGGTATCCGTGGCCGAAAGCGAGCAGTTTACGTTCTATGCTCACCGCTACCCCGAACGGCAGCATCCGGCGCGTTATAGTCATGAACTGGGCGTGGAAGTAGACCGCGCCCGGGCTGGATTCAGTACGTGGTATTGCCTGTTTCCGCGCTCGGCCTCGCGTGAGGAAGGCAAACATGGTACGTTCCGGGATGTGGAAGCGCTGTTGCCGCGCATCTCGAACATGGGTTTCGATGTATTGTACCTGCCGCCCATTCACCCTATCGGCATGGCTCACCGGAAGGGTAAAAATAACTCGGTGATCTGTCAGCCGGGCGAACCGGGGGTGCCCTATGGTATTGGCTCGTCCGAGGGTGGCCACGATGCCATTCACCCCGAACTGGGTACGGTGGATGACTTTCAACACCTCATTGCCATCGCGAAGAATTACGGTATGGAGGTCGCTATGGACCTGGCCATCCAGTGCTCACCCGATCACCCCTGGGCCAGGGAGCACCCGGAATGGTTTAAAAAGCGGCCGGACGGTACTATTCAGTACGCCGAAAATCCGCCGAAAAAATACCAGGATATTTACCCGGTTTATTTTGAAACCGAGGACTGGCAGAATCTCTGGCAGGAACTGAAACGGGTGTTGCTGCTGTGGGCGTCCTGGGGCGTTCGCATTGTTCGGGTGGATAATCCGCACACCAAGCCCTTTGCGTTCTGGGAGTGGGTCATTGCGGAGGTTAAGCGGGAGTTTCCGGATATGCTGTTTTTGTCGGAAGCGTTCACCAAGCCGAAAGTGATGCAGGAGCTGGCCAAGCGGGGCTTTGCCCATTCGTATACCTACTACACTTGGCGGACCAGCAAGGCTGAGTTGCAGGAGTATATGACCGAGCTGACGCAGAGCGAAATGAAATATTTCTTCCGCCCGAACTTCTGGCCGACAACCCACGACATTAACCCGTATATCCTGCAGTCGGGCCACGAGCCGCAGTTCCTGATACGGTACTTCATGGCAGCTACGCTGTCGAGTAATTACGGTATCTACGGCCCGTCGTTTGAACTGATGGAACATGTGCCGTTCCCGAATAAAGAAGAGTATCTGAACTCCGAAAAGTACGAAATCCGGCTGTGGGACTGGGACAAAACCAACAAGCTAACGTACCTGATTACGCTCACGAACCGAATCCGGCACGAGAACCTGGCCCTGCAACGAACCAACAATATTGAGTTCTGCAATGTCACCGACGACGCCATTATGGCGTACATAAAAACAACGGGCGACAACCGGCTGCTGATTGTGGTCAACACGGATGCCTATAATCGCCGGGCCGCTACGGTGCAGGTTCCCATCTGGAACCTAGGCATTGGGTTCGACCAGGACTATACTGTGAATGATCTGCTAACGGGCGCTTCGTACACCTGGCGTAACGACTGGAATTACGTTGAACTCGACCCGTACGTCCTGCCGATGCACGTGTTAAGGATTGATGTCTGA
- a CDS encoding phosphatase PAP2 family protein: MKTYLSFLVLSLLLLLAGCKEPVIDEGIEPFTEPATTDPDGGNWRPVVLKSAADISVPQPAAVTSNAYQAELASVKNGLLGVNPEQNTAVTYWAAGGVLRWNQIARQLVAKYNAVPENDGITASSPITDPYAARIFALLSVAQYDALLVTWRAKYQYNRPSLIRQDVITRVPIADVPSYPSEDAAIAEASYQLLAYLFPDEANWLKTKATEHKQSRVWAGANVPSDLKAGEDLATAVAAKVITRAKTDGFGSALNTNWETLLAKAPYDVTWKSLEIPARPPMAPLSSQVKTWFDSAAVARSQPGLPPATTSAEFQKALTEVREIANARTREQWRIADFWADGAGTYTPLGHWNRLAEDLVRQARQNELRTARTYALMNRAMQDGVVVGWLTKYRYFVPRPSQIDPAIKTATVIPNSPGYPSSHATISAAAATVLSYVFPDEATNLNAQAAEAAISGLYGGVHYRFDTEAGTKSGTTVGQIAIDWAKTDGVK; encoded by the coding sequence ATGAAAACGTATCTTTCTTTTCTCGTTCTGAGCCTGCTGCTTTTATTGGCAGGCTGTAAAGAACCAGTAATTGACGAAGGCATTGAACCGTTTACGGAACCGGCCACCACCGACCCGGACGGGGGTAACTGGCGTCCGGTCGTGCTGAAATCGGCCGCCGACATAAGCGTGCCGCAACCCGCAGCCGTTACGTCCAATGCTTATCAGGCTGAACTGGCATCGGTTAAAAACGGGCTGCTCGGTGTGAACCCGGAGCAGAACACGGCCGTCACGTACTGGGCGGCCGGGGGCGTTCTGCGCTGGAATCAGATTGCCCGGCAGTTAGTCGCCAAATACAATGCGGTGCCCGAAAACGACGGCATTACCGCCAGTTCGCCCATAACCGATCCCTACGCGGCCCGGATTTTTGCCCTGCTCAGCGTAGCGCAGTACGATGCGCTGCTGGTGACCTGGCGGGCAAAGTACCAGTATAACCGCCCGTCGCTCATTCGGCAGGACGTGATTACGCGGGTGCCCATCGCCGACGTTCCGTCTTATCCTTCGGAGGATGCCGCCATTGCCGAAGCCTCGTATCAGTTACTGGCCTATCTTTTTCCAGACGAAGCCAACTGGTTGAAAACCAAAGCCACCGAGCATAAGCAAAGCCGGGTCTGGGCCGGGGCCAATGTGCCAAGCGATCTGAAAGCAGGCGAAGACCTGGCTACGGCCGTGGCGGCAAAGGTCATAACCAGGGCCAAAACAGATGGCTTCGGCAGCGCCCTGAATACCAATTGGGAGACGCTGCTGGCCAAAGCGCCCTACGACGTAACGTGGAAAAGCCTGGAGATTCCGGCCCGTCCGCCGATGGCTCCCCTGTCCAGTCAGGTGAAAACCTGGTTTGACTCAGCCGCCGTAGCCCGGTCGCAGCCGGGGCTGCCCCCGGCTACTACCTCCGCCGAATTTCAGAAGGCCCTGACCGAAGTACGCGAGATTGCCAACGCCCGTACCCGTGAACAGTGGCGTATTGCCGATTTCTGGGCGGATGGAGCCGGAACCTACACACCCCTCGGCCACTGGAACCGGCTTGCCGAAGACCTGGTCCGGCAGGCCCGTCAGAACGAACTGCGGACGGCTCGCACCTACGCGCTCATGAACCGGGCCATGCAGGACGGTGTGGTGGTCGGCTGGCTGACGAAGTACAGATACTTTGTGCCGCGACCTTCGCAGATAGACCCTGCTATCAAGACGGCGACGGTCATTCCTAATTCGCCGGGTTATCCATCCAGTCACGCCACGATCTCGGCGGCCGCGGCCACGGTACTGAGCTATGTATTTCCCGATGAAGCAACGAACCTGAACGCGCAGGCGGCCGAAGCGGCTATATCGGGGCTCTACGGGGGTGTCCACTACCGCTTTGATACTGAAGCAGGGACTAAAAGTGGCACTACAGTCGGGCAGATCGCCATTGACTGGGCAAAAACGGATGGCGTGAAGTAA
- a CDS encoding phosphatase PAP2 family protein, translated as MQPIIRNIFIGCLSVLGVSALLISCDKTISEPQRVGYTPADVDAKAGSWKTYVLSSPTEVTLAAPMATTSVEYQAELSDLKAKSSTLSREQQEAVMYWGAGAVYRWNEIAREMAARYNVPPASTADGKYPVPDATNPLADPRFPFANPPYTARALAYLSVAQYDALVAAWNYKNTFKRLAPSKVDPTVRAALPVSTLPSYPSEDAVVAMASYTVLKAMFPGEGPFLEAKLAEHRNTRLWAGMNVQSELTAGSDLGGQVAAKMMNRAKTDGMAAANNQALTASMIEAARSRGLQEIWLSQESPARPPMLPNYGAVSTWNFDRATLIKLRPAAPPAINSPEFTKALDELRAINNNQTREQARIANYWADGVGSYTPPGHWHRTAANAAHEANYSEVRMARTLALVGTTLQDAGVCCWDTKFFYYYPRPQQFGLKTSVGLPNFPSYTSGHSTFSAAAAVVLGSIFPDQADEFWAQAVEASNSRIYGLIHYRFDCQAGLDCGKNIGSYAIAKGKADGSGL; from the coding sequence ATGCAACCAATCATACGTAACATATTCATTGGCTGTTTGTCGGTCCTGGGCGTTTCGGCCCTGCTGATTTCCTGCGACAAAACCATTTCCGAACCGCAGCGCGTGGGCTACACACCGGCAGATGTCGACGCGAAAGCGGGTAGCTGGAAAACGTACGTCCTGAGTTCGCCCACGGAGGTAACGCTGGCTGCGCCAATGGCAACGACGTCTGTTGAGTATCAGGCTGAACTCAGCGACCTGAAAGCCAAATCATCGACCCTGAGCAGAGAGCAGCAGGAAGCGGTGATGTACTGGGGAGCCGGAGCTGTCTATCGCTGGAACGAAATCGCCCGCGAAATGGCGGCCCGGTATAATGTGCCGCCCGCATCAACCGCCGACGGTAAGTATCCGGTACCGGATGCGACCAATCCGCTCGCCGATCCGAGGTTTCCGTTTGCCAATCCGCCTTACACGGCCCGTGCGCTGGCGTACCTGAGCGTTGCACAGTATGATGCCCTGGTAGCCGCCTGGAATTATAAGAATACGTTTAAACGATTGGCGCCCTCAAAGGTCGATCCAACAGTACGGGCTGCCCTGCCGGTTTCGACGCTGCCATCTTATCCGTCTGAAGATGCCGTTGTGGCAATGGCATCCTATACGGTTCTGAAAGCGATGTTTCCCGGTGAAGGGCCCTTTCTGGAGGCCAAACTGGCCGAGCATCGCAACACCCGCCTTTGGGCAGGCATGAACGTACAGAGCGAGCTTACGGCCGGGTCGGACCTGGGTGGACAGGTAGCGGCTAAAATGATGAACCGGGCAAAGACCGACGGCATGGCTGCAGCCAACAATCAGGCGCTTACTGCTTCCATGATCGAGGCTGCCCGAAGCCGGGGACTACAGGAGATATGGCTTAGCCAGGAATCACCTGCCCGCCCACCCATGCTGCCCAACTATGGGGCTGTTTCGACCTGGAATTTTGACCGGGCAACGTTGATTAAGCTACGCCCTGCCGCTCCTCCGGCCATAAACAGTCCCGAGTTTACGAAGGCGCTGGACGAACTAAGGGCAATTAACAACAACCAGACGCGCGAACAGGCACGTATTGCCAACTATTGGGCCGATGGCGTAGGCAGCTATACCCCGCCCGGCCACTGGCATCGCACAGCGGCCAATGCCGCTCACGAAGCCAACTACAGCGAAGTGCGCATGGCCCGGACATTAGCTCTGGTCGGCACCACGCTTCAGGACGCTGGTGTATGCTGCTGGGACACCAAGTTTTTCTATTACTATCCGCGTCCGCAGCAATTCGGTTTAAAAACGTCGGTGGGTCTGCCGAATTTCCCCTCGTATACATCAGGCCATTCAACGTTCTCGGCTGCTGCGGCTGTGGTGCTGGGCAGCATCTTCCCCGACCAGGCCGATGAATTCTGGGCGCAGGCGGTAGAAGCGTCGAACTCACGCATCTACGGACTGATTCATTATCGGTTTGACTGTCAGGCCGGGCTGGATTGTGGTAAAAACATTGGTTCTTACGCCATAGCCAAGGGAAAGGCTGACGGGTCGGGGTTGTAA
- the moaA gene encoding GTP 3',8-cyclase MoaA codes for MIFDNHNRPITYLRLAVTDRCNLRCFYCMPEEGIKYLPKKQLLTYEEMERIVRVLAQLGVQKVRITGGEPFVRTDLMAFLHQLAAIDGLTDLSLTTNGVLTAPHVADLAALGVKAVNLSLDTLDRDRFRQITRRDELPAVLNTLDALLAAGIQTKINAVVMDGQNTQDLVPLADLTRTLPVDVRFIEEMPFNGEGSHYPVLHWTHRRIVDELRMHFPDLQKLPDPPFSTSANYQIPGHQGTIGIIAAFSRTFCGSCNRIRLTAQGTLKTCLYDNGVLDVRALLRSGASDGELTAAFLRAFAHRPANGFEAEQNRDVVSESMATIGG; via the coding sequence ATGATTTTCGACAACCACAACCGCCCCATCACTTACCTCCGGCTGGCCGTAACGGACCGCTGCAATCTGCGGTGCTTCTACTGCATGCCCGAGGAAGGGATTAAGTATCTGCCTAAAAAGCAGTTGCTGACCTATGAGGAAATGGAGCGGATCGTTCGGGTGCTGGCGCAGCTGGGCGTGCAGAAAGTCAGGATTACTGGCGGAGAGCCGTTTGTCCGAACGGATCTGATGGCGTTTCTGCACCAACTGGCCGCAATAGACGGTTTAACCGACTTATCGCTTACAACCAACGGCGTTTTAACCGCCCCCCACGTTGCCGACTTAGCCGCGCTCGGGGTGAAAGCCGTGAATTTAAGCCTGGATACACTCGACCGCGACCGATTCCGGCAGATTACCCGGCGCGATGAATTGCCTGCCGTTCTCAACACGCTCGATGCGCTGCTGGCAGCTGGTATTCAGACCAAGATTAATGCGGTCGTGATGGATGGGCAGAATACGCAGGATCTGGTTCCGCTGGCCGATCTGACCCGTACCTTACCTGTTGATGTGCGGTTTATTGAAGAGATGCCGTTTAACGGCGAAGGAAGTCATTATCCCGTGCTGCACTGGACCCACCGACGCATAGTGGATGAGCTCCGGATGCATTTTCCAGATCTGCAGAAACTTCCTGATCCGCCATTCTCGACATCGGCGAATTATCAGATTCCTGGCCATCAGGGCACTATCGGCATCATTGCCGCTTTCAGCCGAACCTTCTGTGGTAGCTGCAACCGCATTCGCTTAACTGCGCAGGGCACGCTCAAGACCTGCCTATACGACAACGGCGTGCTGGATGTTCGGGCCCTGCTTCGATCCGGCGCGAGCGACGGTGAGCTGACAGCGGCATTTCTGCGGGCATTTGCGCACCGCCCCGCCAACGGCTTTGAAGCCGAACAGAACCGGGATGTCGTCAGTGAATCGATGGCGACGATAGGCGGCTGA
- a CDS encoding ABC transporter substrate-binding protein, translating into MNTRIRLALDWTPNTNHTGFYVALAKGAYAQAGLDVEFIIPDLETCQTKPAQQIAEGEADIALTPSESVIGYQLNGIPLVAVATVLARDASAIVTLKQSGIDRPKELDGKVYGSCAARYEGDIVRQMIQNDGGRGRFVMRKPARSNSLRALITNEVDATWIFLPWAGVEADIEGIELNQFLFDEYEIPYAYNPVITVHRNWADQNTDALRRFIKATTAGFRFAVDNPDEAARLLAETARHPSLKDRNFLEQSQQVASRYYFDGEGQWGFMHRNVWKSFTNWLIRNHLITDADGELVQQIEVDRLFTTEYLAEVPIVIR; encoded by the coding sequence ATGAATACACGCATTCGGTTGGCTCTTGACTGGACGCCCAACACCAACCACACCGGATTTTACGTAGCCCTGGCTAAGGGCGCATATGCACAGGCTGGTCTTGATGTCGAGTTCATTATTCCGGATCTGGAAACGTGCCAGACAAAGCCTGCCCAGCAAATTGCCGAAGGAGAGGCAGATATAGCGCTTACCCCTTCCGAAAGCGTTATTGGGTATCAACTGAACGGTATTCCGCTGGTGGCCGTCGCGACAGTGCTGGCCCGCGATGCCAGTGCGATAGTTACCCTGAAGCAGAGCGGCATTGATCGTCCGAAGGAACTGGATGGTAAGGTCTATGGCTCCTGCGCTGCGCGTTACGAGGGAGACATTGTGCGGCAGATGATCCAGAATGACGGTGGACGGGGCCGGTTTGTTATGCGCAAACCGGCGCGATCAAACAGCTTGCGGGCATTAATTACCAACGAGGTAGACGCAACCTGGATTTTCCTGCCCTGGGCTGGCGTGGAGGCCGATATTGAAGGGATCGAACTCAATCAGTTTCTCTTTGACGAGTATGAAATTCCCTATGCTTACAACCCGGTCATAACGGTTCATCGCAACTGGGCTGATCAGAACACCGATGCCCTGCGCCGGTTCATTAAAGCGACAACGGCCGGTTTTCGCTTTGCGGTCGATAATCCGGATGAGGCCGCCCGGCTGCTGGCCGAAACGGCCCGACATCCCAGCCTGAAGGATCGAAACTTTCTGGAACAGAGCCAGCAGGTAGCCTCCCGCTATTATTTTGATGGCGAAGGGCAATGGGGATTTATGCACCGGAATGTCTGGAAGTCTTTTACCAACTGGCTCATTCGCAATCATCTGATTACCGATGCCGATGGCGAACTGGTACAGCAGATTGAGGTAGACCGGTTGTTCACGACTGAGTATCTGGCAGAGGTGCCCATTGTAATCCGGTAA
- a CDS encoding polysaccharide deacetylase family protein, giving the protein MLTRQTFSLVTGICLSVLIASGLTGCQSEGSNTADSTATTNAPKTESAPAVKTDASTPAPDPSRIPASKIADAATILARPQVPVLCYHQIRDWRSSDSKTAKDYIIPTAAFKEQMQMLADSGYHTILPDQLYAYLTTGAPLPTKPIMLTFDDGDLDQYETAVPILEKHGFKGAFFIMTVAIGRRGKQPYMDKAQIKDLSDRGHAIGAHTWDHHNVKKYQGDDWKTQVEEPKAKLESITGKPVRYFAYPFGLWNKQALPEIQKRGYVAAFSLADKRDDQMPLYTIRRIIAGGQWKAKTMYRNMIQSFD; this is encoded by the coding sequence ATGCTTACTCGTCAAACCTTTTCCTTAGTAACGGGCATTTGCCTGTCAGTGCTGATTGCCAGTGGTTTAACCGGCTGCCAGTCGGAAGGTTCGAATACGGCCGATTCAACCGCCACTACCAACGCTCCGAAAACAGAAAGCGCCCCGGCCGTAAAAACCGACGCGTCTACGCCGGCACCTGATCCGAGCCGAATCCCGGCCAGTAAAATTGCCGATGCGGCTACGATCCTGGCTCGTCCGCAGGTGCCGGTGTTATGCTACCACCAAATCCGGGACTGGCGTTCGTCGGATTCAAAAACGGCCAAAGATTACATCATCCCTACAGCGGCTTTCAAGGAGCAGATGCAGATGCTGGCCGATAGCGGCTATCATACTATTCTCCCCGATCAGCTCTATGCGTATCTGACAACCGGCGCACCACTACCAACCAAGCCCATCATGCTGACGTTCGACGATGGAGACCTGGATCAGTACGAAACGGCGGTTCCTATTCTGGAAAAACACGGATTCAAAGGCGCTTTTTTTATCATGACCGTTGCCATCGGTCGGCGGGGTAAGCAACCATATATGGACAAAGCGCAGATTAAAGATCTTTCAGACCGGGGACACGCAATCGGCGCGCATACGTGGGATCATCATAACGTAAAGAAATACCAGGGCGACGACTGGAAAACGCAGGTCGAAGAGCCAAAGGCCAAACTGGAAAGTATTACGGGAAAGCCCGTCCGGTATTTTGCCTATCCGTTTGGGTTGTGGAACAAGCAGGCCCTGCCCGAAATCCAGAAGCGGGGATACGTAGCTGCTTTTTCGCTGGCCGACAAACGAGACGACCAGATGCCGCTGTACACTATCCGGCGGATTATAGCGGGTGGGCAGTGGAAAGCCAAAACCATGTACCGGAACATGATACAGAGCTTTGATTAG